The following are encoded in a window of Vespula pensylvanica isolate Volc-1 chromosome 2, ASM1446617v1, whole genome shotgun sequence genomic DNA:
- the LOC122627366 gene encoding uncharacterized protein LOC122627366 — translation MPYYGDSTPYYYGGAFANHSSLMTGIPRSFHNPLSARFAPHLSTITESSLSNLRRYSPVSTVTTRVRRVIDTADIDVSTPRTLSSRDENRQRDNRLRRDRPTIKIRSQALKDNPALREHNEKHEKSVGELLVEKFLIKDKKGLEDEESRTRVYHQVSLDRENNMQDLQSMQGRITRRMTRRRSSADIQLDAKQIQREVAYAQVQAKVLDSLVAEEQAEIEDEVRRGTLIRKGIIRGSRPISSFFGDSEESVEAEDDENETVSKMKKTFKKIKKKKKMMEKASPTDEKEKKEDALEVRQSSTSSNETCNIEDAKKESQDENKSEKSVYKIEASNSVGDFSTIWVNATSENMEEKESIEQFRESIRIPVPRKALANVKQIADVVSVPENGILEEIETKIVLPVRKPYIKDSSRNSVYLTLKTNDKEKKKVNVKDTNVSTPQKMSNGVDALTKKDLLKLRVRDTLQKVLEIGNETNEDVPFEKSSKFIKDAKEKVVSNETKVEKNKKVGKAIIDNANLSKPKDDIVKKNGRDTVLMDNNAEVKTISVDNSEKKESITAMDKSSETLKQKINDVKGKRIVEKTDESKLAHKEVDNKKEEKTKNNVDLLAIGDTKNKLGITESDISMKNRGIPISNDTGENSAAVSLVLTPNASCLPKPSKINTDENNAVEAPELSLRVAAYLANPPKIENFEDTAASLAENTINKEETLKRIPRGKRIDVENVTGTKSNAIDSVIAKSKDGDVRATKLNAKNKDSSNIKKDDLRETRDASKSKNMSSLKSMMAGGNTKEVDGTATVLSRNMPTNSTYTNKTDAAFQNTVLRKGPSLVVKQSAESIPAKSLMDVNDKSINGMEIINTPINEKMVDLLKSESTESIDFWSEIKSNEPKQMQSIDDSKVESISSSSSSSSSSSSLSSSIKKQPDDKEKGSDLKISVAPSTPTYLSSNITTTTTTTTTTTTTMTATAMATMTTTTTTTTMTTATSFPEKQQRGTIAKSPFSESKLIKNKEKVTSPEAEKENKETITGEKKKIRKKADLVISIPSSSKDVSSTVKRKNPLIKQTESSDKTPSSVVSSPSTPTQSQSEFPTPINEAPFTAVPLINIVEASPISESQIQEIDEEEESPSTPTNEWTNSPIALISKWSNQDNLSNADDHEKTMTPASSNEASLVATPNDSQQASPESSKKKKKIIKKRKSSSKEISSEENKNEQKDSKGSRNETISKPRQEATSTLKPPESSSSSRLSPRNSPTQRPIDLIRMFYTTPSALLTATPRDLSKVRRAKIKRKRHQSRTPSVSSDSTGSTASTATTSSTDGSSASTCTELDDDPEHKRMASTRSNDSGFDGSPRISNCDMACHKKCEKLTGNLCGLNQKLVAEALQALKKAPSQSLENQRNSDTPDHFPSGRITPPAINLPRFKKYAVTDFNFLKVLGKGSFGKVLLAELRGTECVYAVKCLKKDVVLEDDDVECTLIERKVLTLATRHPYLCHLFCTFQTDSHLFFVMEYLNGGDLMFHIQKSGRFPEVRARFYAAEIWSGLNFLHKKGIVYRDLKLDNVLLDFEGHIRIADFGMCKLQIFLDRTADTFCGTPDYMAPEIIKGLKYNQAVDWWSYGVLLYEMLTGQSPFSGCDEDELFWSICNERPFIPRYLSQESTDMLVTLLEKDSGKRPPAHEIAVHPFFQSLPWDRLERRQLEPPFKPALEHTLDTKYFDTAFTVERPRLTPIPEQILSSMDQGVFRGFSYTNPNATDRMFSSLRLATMRSHKSRARPGSVATSASSDSGRAEEVPPLLFHPPSFLLLDEQEGNISSPSSVSSKVAQVRVEREGGSLGVTLRGGVSRALVVTGIKADGPAAKEGRVRPGDRLLAVDDTELSGLTLAEAQRALRRSSDSPVASLTIEYDVANMDEARAATSGPLLVQLERGLSGELGLTVRETPNGVYIESLRPASTADRCGALQPGDKLLAVDDTLVQDAVTAAKLLRNTSENCRIAKLQILPRLQSTSARTVKRRAQPQVQQSSNQTLQTKESLTVILRPDHRGFGLALKQTEDRINYVINFLEAGGPAEQSGVLLPGDRAIAINRTILRDLKPTDVADILENSQMIELVTEYKVGGPVVPNSGVFTVRVARPLGGHPDLGLTVNEDLVITEVRKGSLAYRTGSLASGDRILAIDNQKLDAGDLRQAAQLLHRPGSSVVALTVRKSDPLSETRDYCKESSIGSDTVPTQYPSTILRSARESLPSVDSAVDSWGELGESSGAGPEILRLWDAVSVDSGQLDPPTPPYQNSQEHGVSDNRPQQIIHVSLHKDPVYEDFGFSVSDGLYERGVYINRLRPGGPCDGVLRPYDRILRVNEANTEDCDCCLAVPLIAAAGPRLDLTVARPLSPQDIVKTL, via the exons ATGCCGTACTACGGCGACAGTACGCCTTATTATTATGGAGGAGCATTTGCTAATCATAGTTCTCTTATGACTGGAATACCACG AAGTTTCCACAATCCACTGTCTGCAAGATTTGCACCACATCTATCAACGATCACGGAATCATCGTTAAGCAATCTACGACGTTATTCACCTGTCAGCACGGTAACTACTCGCGTTAGACGAGTGATTGATACTGCCGATATTGATGTATCGACACCAAGAACTCTGTCATCGAGGGATGAAAATCGGCAAAGAGATAATCGACTTCGCCGAGACAGGCCAACGATAAAGATAAGATCACAAGCGTTGAAAGATAATCCGGCGTTGCGAGAGCACAATGAGAAGCATGAAAAGAGCGTAGGCGAACTGCTAGTggaaaaattcttaataaagGATAAGAAAGGACTCGAAGATGAGGAATCTCGAACGCGCGTTTATCATCAGGTGAGTCTCGATCGAGAAAACAATATGCAGGACTTGCAGTCGATGCAAGGAAGAATAACGCGAAGGATGACGAGGAGAAGATCATCGGCCGATATTCAACTCGATGCGAAACAAATCCAACGAGAAGTTGCTTACGCTCAGGTCCAAGCGAAGGTTTTGGATAGTTTGGTAGCTGAGGAGCAAGCTGAGATCGAGGATGAAGTCAGAAGAGGTACTTTGATTAGAAAAGGTATTATTAGAGGTTCCAGACCGATCTCGTCTTTCTTTGGAGACAGCGAGGAATCTGTAGAAGCTGAAGATGATGAAAACGAAACGGTatcgaagatgaagaaaacgtttaaaaagataaagaagaagaaaaaaatgatggaaAAAGCATCTCCTACcgatgagaaggaaaaaaaagaagatgcgCTTGAAGTAAGACAATCGAGTACCTCTTCCAACGAAACGTGTAACATAGAAgatgcgaaaaaagaaagtcaggatgaaaataaatctgaAAAGTCCGTTTACAAAATCGAAGCATCTAACAGCGTTGGTGACTTTTCCACAATTTGGGTTAACGCAACTTCAGAAAATatggaggaaaaggaaagcaTTGAACAATTCAGAGAAAGCATTAGGATTCCTGTTCCTAGAAAAGCTTTGGCTAATGTTAAGCAGATTGCGGACGTTGTCTCGGTACCGGAAAATGGCATCCTTGAAGAAATCGAAACTAAAATCGTATTGCCAGTTCGTAAACCCTATATCAAAGATTCATCAAGAAACAGTGTATATCTTActttaaaaacgaacgataaagaaaagaaaaaggtgaaCGTTAAGGACACCAACGTTTCTACTCCACAAAAAATGTCTAACGGTGTAGATGCTCTTacgaagaaagatttattgAAGCTTCGAGTTAGAGACACTTTGCAGAAAGTCTTAGAAATCGGTAACGAGACTAACGAAGACGTTCCATTCGAAAAATCATCGAAATTTATCAAAGACGCGAAAGAGAAAGTCGTATCTAACGAAacgaaagttgaaaaaaataaaaaagtaggaAAGGCAATTATCGATAACGCGAATCTGTCAAAACCTAAAGACGAcattgtgaaaaaaaatggaagagatACGGTATTGATGGATAATAATGCCGAAGTTAAAACGATTAGCGTAGATAattcagaaaaaaaggaatcgatAACAGCAATGGATAAAAGCTCGGAAACAttgaaacagaaaataaatgatgtcAAGGGTAAACGAATCGTTGAGAAAACCGACGAAAGTAAATTAGCTCATAAAGAggtcgataataaaaaagaagaaaagacgaaaaacaATGTTGACTTGTTGGCTATCGGTGATACGAAGAACAAATTAGGAATAACTGAAAGCGATATATCGATGAAGAATAGAGGGATTCCTATCTCTAATGATACGGGTGAAAACAGCGCCGCGGTGTCGTTGGTGCTTACACCGAACGCTTCGTGCCTGCCAAAACCGTCTAAAATTAATACGGATGAAAATAATGCCGTAGAAGCGCCAGAGCTTTCGTTACGAGTGGCAGCGTACCTGGCAAATCCACCAAAAATTGAGAATTTCGAGGACACAGCTGCGTCATTAGCggaaaatacaataaataaagaggaaaCCTTGAAGAGGATTCCTCGTGGGAAGAGAATCGATGTGGAGAACGTGACCGGTACAAAATCGAACGCAATTGATTCGGTGATAGCCAAGTCCAAGGACGGTGACGTTCGTGCAACGAAATTAAATGCGAAGAACAAGGACTCCTCGAATATTAAGAAGGACGACCTAAGAGAGACTAGAGACGCGAGTAAATCGAAGAACATGAGCTCGTTGAAATCCATGATGGCGGGGGGAAATACGAAAGAGGTCGACGGCACGGCGACCGTTTTATCGCGGAACATGCCAACGAATTCAACGTACACCAACAAAACTGATGCTGCGTTCCAGAACACCGTCTTGCGTAAAGGACCGTCGTTGGTAGTAAAACAAAGTGCAGAATCTATTCCCGCGAAATCTCTCATGGATGTGAATGACAAATCGATTAACGGGATGGAGATAATTAACACACCGATTAACGAAAAGATGGTAGATTTATTGAAGAGCGAATCCACGGAATCAATAGACTTTTGGAGCGAAATCAAAAGTAACGAACCAAAACAAATGCAATCTATCGACGATTCCAAAGTGGAATCTAtttcttcgtcatcgtcgtcgtcgtcgtcgtcgtcatccttATCGTCGTCGATAAAAAAGCAACCAGACgataaggaaaaaggaagtgATCTTAAAATAAGCGTTGCACCCAGCACTCCAACATACTTGTCCAGTAAtatcacgacgacgacgacgacgacgaccacgacgacgacgacgatgacggcgACAGCGATGgcaacgatgacaacgacaacgacgacgacaacgatgacgacagCAACGAGTTTTCCAGAAAAGCAACAGCGAGGAACGATCGCAAAAAGTCCCTTCAGTGAGAGCAAGCTTAtcaagaacaaagagaaagttaCATCTCCCGAAGCTGAAAAGGAGAATAAGGAAACGATAacgggggaaaaaaagaaaatacgtaagAAAGCGGATCTTGTGATCTCAATACCATCTTCATCGAAGGATGTGTCCTCGAccgtgaagagaaaaaatcctCTGATTAAACAAACCGAATCCTCGGATAAGACTCCATCTTCAGTAGTATCATCACCTTCTACGCCAACTCAATCTCAATCTGAATTTCCTACACCCATCAATGAGGCACCTTTTACCGCAGTACCCTTGATAAATATCGTTGAAGCGTCACCAATCAGCGAATCTCAAATACAGGagatagacgaagaagaagagagtccTAGCACACCTACCAACGAATGGACCAATTCGCCCATTGCACTGATCTCAAAGTGGAGCAATCAAGATAATCTTTCTAATGCCGATGATCATGAGAAAACTATGACACCTGCTTCTTCCAACGAGGCCAGTCTTGTAGCGACACCCAACGATAGTCAACAAGCTAGTCCGGAAtcctcgaagaagaaaaaaaagattattaagaaaaggaaatcgaGCTCGAAAGAGATCAGTAGCGAAGAGAACAAGAACGAACAAAAGGATAGCAAAGGATCACGCAACGAGACGATATCAAAGCCTCGTCAAGAAGCAACTAGCACTTTGAAACCTCCTGAAAGCAGTTCGTCGTCAAGATTAAGTCCTAGGAACTCGCCTACTCAGAGACCGATCGATCTAATAAGAATGTTTTACACTACGCCATCTGCTTTACTCACGGCTACGCCAAGAGATCTTTCCAAAGTCAGACGAGCaaagatcaaaagaaagagacatcAGTCGCGAACACCATCAGTGAGTAGCGATAGTACCGGAAGTACCGCCAGTACGGCTACTACCAGTAGCACCGATGGTAGCAGTGCTTCGACCTGCACCGAATTGGACGACGATCCAGAACACAAGAGGATGGCTTCGACGAGAAGCAACGATTCTGGATTCGATGGTTCGCCAAGAATTTCCA ATTGCGATATGGCCTGTCATAAAAAGTGTGAAAAGCTCACAGGGAATCTTTGTGGATTGAATCAAAAGCTCGTTGCCGAAGCTTTGCAAGCTCTTAAAAAGG CTCCGTCGCAATCGTTAGAGAACCAAAGAAACTCGGACACGCCGGATCATTTTCCAAGTGGTCGTATTACACCACCGGCCATAAATCTGCCAAGATTCAAAAAGTACGCCGTAACGGATTTTAACTTTCTCAAA GTCCTGGGTAAAGGTAGCTTCGGCAAAGTATTACTAGCAGAATTACGTGGCACAGAGTGCGTTTATGCGGTTAAGTGTCTGAAAAAGGACGTCGTCCTCGAAGATGACGACGTCGAGTGTACGTTGATTGAACGTAAAGTTCTTACATTGGCTACAAGGCATCCATATCTCTGTCATCTGTTCTGCACTTTTCAAACAGATTCGCATCTCTTCTTCGTCATGGAATATCTTAACGGAGGAGATCTTATGTTTCATATACAAAAATCTGGTCGATTTCCCGAAGTTCGTGCACGTTTTTATGCCGCTGAAATTTGGTCTGGATTGAATTTCTTACATAAGAAGGGTATCGTTTATCGCGATCTTAAACTCGATAATGTGCTCTTAGACTTTGAAGGACACATTAGGATCGCTGATTTCGGTATGtgtaaattacaaatattccTGGATAGAACTGCCGACACTTTCTGCGGCACCCCAGATTATATGGCACCTGAG ATTATAAAAGGATTAAAGTACAATCAAGCTGTAGATTGGTGGTCATACGGAGTTTTGTTGTATGAAATGCTAACAGGCCAATCACCATTTTCTGGTTGCGACGAAGACGAATTATTTTGGAGCATTTGCAATGAAAGACCTTTCATACCTCGATACTTGAGTCAAGAATCAACAGATATGCTGGTCACTTTGCTAGAAAAAGATTCTGGAAAGAGGCCACCTGCTCACGAAATTGCAGTACATCCCTTTTTTCag TCTTTGCCTTGGGATCGGTTAGAAAGGAGACAGCTTGAACCTCCCTTTAAACCAGCTTTGGAACATACCTTGGATACCAAATATTTTGACACGGCATTCACAGTTGAAAGACCGCGACTCACGCCTATACCTGAACAAATTTTATCTTCGATGGATCAAGGCGTTTTTCGTGGATTTTCATATACGAATCCAAATGCGACAGAC AGGATGTTTAGTTCCTTAAGATTAGCGACGATGCGGTCGCACAAAAGTCGAGCCAGGCCTGGCAGCGTGGCCACGTCGGCAAGTTCGGATTCCGGTAGGGCAGAGGAAGTTCCCCCACTTCTCTTTCATCCCCCGAGTTTTTTGCTCCTCGACGAACAGGAAGGCAATATATCGTCACCGTCAAGCGTATCTTCTAAAGTCGCACAAGTCAGAGTAGAACGCGAGGGTGGTAGCCTCGGTGTCACTCTTCGCGGTGGAGTTTCCAGAGCTCTGGTTGTGACGGGAATAAAAGCCGATGGTCCAGCTgcaaaagaaggaagagttAGACCTGGTGACAGATTACTTGCGGTCGATGATACCGAGTTGAGCGGTTTAACTTTAGCCGAAGCTCAAAGAGCACTTAGAAGAAGTTCAGATTCACCTGTGGCTTCTTTAACTATCGAGTACGATGTCGCGAATATGGACGAAGCTCGAGCAGCTACGTCCGGCCCACTCTTGGTCCAACTCGAGCGGGGACTTTCAG GAGAACTAGGTTTAACCGTAAGAGAAACACCTAACGGAGTTTATATCGAAAGTCTTCGGCCAGCAAGTACCGCAGATCGTTGCGGCGCGTTACAGCCTGGAGACAAACTTTTAGCGGTAGATGATACACTGGTACAAGATGCGGTCACTGCAGCTAAATTATTGAGAAATACTTCGGAGAATTGTCGTATAGCGAAGTTACAGATTCTACCAAGACTACAAAGTACGTCAGCGAGAACGGTTAAAAGAAGAGCGCAACCTCAAGTACAACAAAGCTCGAATCAAACTTTGCAAACGAAGGAAAGTTTGACGGTGATACTTCGACCCGATCATAGGGGTTTTGGTCTCGCTTTGAAACAAACAGaagatcgtataaattatGTGATAAACTTTTTGGAAGCTGGTGGTCCGGCCGAACAAAGCGGTGTTCTGTTACCCGGTGATCGAGCGATCGCTATTAATCGTACTATATTGCGCGACTTAAAACCTACAGATGTGGCTGATATTTTAGAGAATTCACAAATG ATCGAACTTGTTACGGAGTACAAGGTGGGTGGTCCGGTTGTACCTAACTCTGGTGTTTTTACTGTAAGAGTTGCAAGACCTCTAGGTGGGCATCCTGATCTAGGACTTACCGTAAACGAAGATTTAGTTATAACCGAGGTTCGCAAAGGTTCTCTCGCATATAGAACAGGTAGTTTAGCATCGGGAGATCGCATATTAGCTATCGACAATCAAAAATTAGATGCCGGGGACCTCAGACAAGCCGCGCAATTACTTCACCGACCAGGAAGTTCTGTCGTTGCTCTAACTGTAAGAAAGTCCGACCCACTTTCAGAAACAAG AGATTATTGTAAGGAATCAAGTATAGGAAGTGATACAGTACCCACTCAATATCCTTCAACTATCTTACGTTCTGCCAGAGAAAGTTTGCCCAGCGTTGATAGCGCAGTGGATTCTTGGGGAGAATTAGGAGAGAGTAGTGGAGCAGGTCCGGAAATATTAAGACTATGGGATGCGGTTTCTGTGGACAGTGGACAATTAGATCCTCCGACACCACCTTatcaaaa cTCTCAAGAACACGGTGTATCAGACAATAGACCTCAACAAATAATACACGTATCACTGCACAAGGATCCAGTTTACGAAGATTTCGGATTCTCTGTCTCCGATGGACTTTACGAACGTggcgtatatataaatcgtttgaGACCTGGTGGACCTTGCGATGGAGTTTTGCGACCTTACGACAGAATTCTACGTGTTAACGAAGCAAATACAGAAGACTGCGACTGTTGTTTGGCCGTACCCCTAATCGCCGCTGCTGGTCCACGTTTAGATTTGACTGTGGCTAGGCCACTATCACCTCAGGATATCGTAAAAACTTTGTAG
- the LOC122626844 gene encoding ran-binding protein 3 isoform X1 — translation MEGQSVENNTEESVSTKSTVKIHCPVLTASKFGNSFGVNEFSNKPRSTILRPSQLGAIANNTSTNKTVLQSPKLNNPFTKLTDESIENDNNSTTQNDTNETKECKTEEKQAEEIVPKFLPLCGNTKDNESNVNNTVEPSASEPSFIFGQNLKERVTVPSNIEDSDSLEKEETKKEETNENGSSELLFSNAAAICRSASRPGLTLTQAAQELEEASRANKRKYSQVTLLTGEEGETNVLQINCKLFAFDKASSSWQERGRGTLRLNDRDEESRLVGRTAGTQRLILNTKVWPGMTAERASPKSLRLTAMDVHGDIRIFIVQAVPKEIEQLYNLLLQRIKRAQERQPKKLATEQH, via the exons ATGGAAGGTCAGTctgtagaaaataatacagaGGAATCTGTGTCCACCAAATCTACTGTTAAAATACACT GTCCTGTTTTAACAGCTTCAAAATTTGGCAATTCATTTGGAGTCAATGAATTCTCTAATAAGCCAAGATCTACGATATTGAGGCCTTCGCAGTTAGGTGCAATTGCGAACAATACATCTACAAATAAAACTGTATTGCAATCTCCAAAACTTAATAATCCATTTACAAAGTTAACTGATGAATCTATagagaatgataataattcaacTACTCAAAATGATACAAATGAAACAAAGGAATGTAAAACTGAAGAAAAGCAAGCAGAAGAAATAGTACCAAAATTTTTACCGTTATGTGGAAACACAAAAGATAATGAAAGCAATGTAAATAATACAGTGGAACCTAGTGCCTCAGAGCCTAGTTTCATATTTGGTCAGAAcctgaaagaaagagtaacTGTTCCCAGTAATATAGAAGATTCTGAtagtttagaaaaagaagaaactaagaAAGAGGAAACTAATGAAAATGGATCTTCAGAATTACTTTTCTCAAATGCAGCAGCTATTTGTCGTTCAGCTAGTCGGCCAGGTTTGACGTTAACACAAGCAGCACAAGAACTTGAAGAGGCAAGTCGAgcaaataagagaaaatatagcCAAGTAACATTATTAActggagaagaaggagaaacaaaTGTTCTTCAGATCAATTGTAAACTCTTCGCATTTGATAAG GCTTCCAGTAGCTGGCAAGAAAGAGGCAGAGGAACTCTTCGATTAAATGATAGAGATGAGGAATCGCGCTTGGTAGGACGTACGGCTGGGACGCAACGATTGATTCTCAATACAAAAGTTTGGCCTGGTATGACCGCAGAACGAGCATCGCCAAAATCCTTGAGACTTACTGCGATGGATGTGCATGGagatataagaatttttattgttcaAGCAGTACCCAAAGAAATTGAacaattatacaatttattgcTACAAAGAATTAAGCGTGCTCAGGAACGGCAACCTAAAAAATTAGCGACTGAACAACACTGA
- the LOC122626844 gene encoding ran-binding protein 3 isoform X2 encodes MEGQSVENNTEESVSTKSTVKIHSSKFGNSFGVNEFSNKPRSTILRPSQLGAIANNTSTNKTVLQSPKLNNPFTKLTDESIENDNNSTTQNDTNETKECKTEEKQAEEIVPKFLPLCGNTKDNESNVNNTVEPSASEPSFIFGQNLKERVTVPSNIEDSDSLEKEETKKEETNENGSSELLFSNAAAICRSASRPGLTLTQAAQELEEASRANKRKYSQVTLLTGEEGETNVLQINCKLFAFDKASSSWQERGRGTLRLNDRDEESRLVGRTAGTQRLILNTKVWPGMTAERASPKSLRLTAMDVHGDIRIFIVQAVPKEIEQLYNLLLQRIKRAQERQPKKLATEQH; translated from the exons ATGGAAGGTCAGTctgtagaaaataatacagaGGAATCTGTGTCCACCAAATCTACTGTTAAAATACACT CTTCAAAATTTGGCAATTCATTTGGAGTCAATGAATTCTCTAATAAGCCAAGATCTACGATATTGAGGCCTTCGCAGTTAGGTGCAATTGCGAACAATACATCTACAAATAAAACTGTATTGCAATCTCCAAAACTTAATAATCCATTTACAAAGTTAACTGATGAATCTATagagaatgataataattcaacTACTCAAAATGATACAAATGAAACAAAGGAATGTAAAACTGAAGAAAAGCAAGCAGAAGAAATAGTACCAAAATTTTTACCGTTATGTGGAAACACAAAAGATAATGAAAGCAATGTAAATAATACAGTGGAACCTAGTGCCTCAGAGCCTAGTTTCATATTTGGTCAGAAcctgaaagaaagagtaacTGTTCCCAGTAATATAGAAGATTCTGAtagtttagaaaaagaagaaactaagaAAGAGGAAACTAATGAAAATGGATCTTCAGAATTACTTTTCTCAAATGCAGCAGCTATTTGTCGTTCAGCTAGTCGGCCAGGTTTGACGTTAACACAAGCAGCACAAGAACTTGAAGAGGCAAGTCGAgcaaataagagaaaatatagcCAAGTAACATTATTAActggagaagaaggagaaacaaaTGTTCTTCAGATCAATTGTAAACTCTTCGCATTTGATAAG GCTTCCAGTAGCTGGCAAGAAAGAGGCAGAGGAACTCTTCGATTAAATGATAGAGATGAGGAATCGCGCTTGGTAGGACGTACGGCTGGGACGCAACGATTGATTCTCAATACAAAAGTTTGGCCTGGTATGACCGCAGAACGAGCATCGCCAAAATCCTTGAGACTTACTGCGATGGATGTGCATGGagatataagaatttttattgttcaAGCAGTACCCAAAGAAATTGAacaattatacaatttattgcTACAAAGAATTAAGCGTGCTCAGGAACGGCAACCTAAAAAATTAGCGACTGAACAACACTGA